The proteins below are encoded in one region of Megasphaera vaginalis (ex Bordigoni et al. 2020):
- a CDS encoding class I SAM-dependent methyltransferase produces the protein MMMDISLTNVAETLLIPLWARAYETIKSGEHLVEDPKAVALVHCLHYDFDKFAAAKKSQVGVAIRSAILDREVKAFVKEHANAVCINLACGLDTRFYRIDTGFLDWYNLDLPEVMELRQQLLPDDSSRLHSIGKSLLDPSWPDDVITEGRPVLILMEGASMYFSEEEMKVFFALLANRFTGAHMFLEVMTKTLIRLQHRHDSVDTKKTPFRWGINGIDELETLNGAICVERRWTLYEGYRDRCGWMGIFSCIPWWNHHMNDQIIHLRLREER, from the coding sequence ATGATGATGGATATATCCTTGACAAATGTGGCGGAAACATTATTGATTCCCCTTTGGGCCAGAGCATATGAGACGATAAAATCGGGGGAACATTTGGTTGAAGATCCGAAAGCAGTGGCTTTGGTGCATTGTCTTCACTATGATTTTGATAAATTTGCGGCGGCGAAAAAATCACAGGTCGGTGTTGCCATACGCAGTGCTATTCTGGATCGCGAGGTGAAGGCCTTTGTCAAGGAACATGCCAACGCCGTCTGCATCAACTTGGCATGCGGCTTGGATACGCGTTTTTATCGTATCGACACGGGATTTCTCGATTGGTATAATCTTGATTTGCCTGAAGTGATGGAGCTGCGGCAGCAGTTGCTTCCCGATGATTCGTCACGTCTGCACAGTATCGGTAAGTCTCTCCTTGATCCGTCGTGGCCTGATGATGTCATTACGGAAGGCCGCCCTGTCCTTATCCTCATGGAAGGCGCTTCCATGTACTTTTCGGAAGAGGAGATGAAGGTTTTTTTCGCTCTTCTTGCCAATCGATTTACTGGTGCGCATATGTTTCTTGAAGTTATGACAAAGACTTTAATCCGTTTGCAGCATCGGCATGATTCGGTCGATACGAAGAAAACTCCTTTCCGTTGGGGGATCAACGGAATCGACGAGCTGGAGACTTTAAACGGCGCAATTTGTGTCGAACGCCGTTGGACCTTGTATGAAGGATATCGCGATCGTTGTGGATGGATGGGGATCTTTTCCTGCATTCCGTGGTGGAACCATCATATGAATGATCAAATTATTCATCTTCGTTTGCGGGAGGAGCGGTAA
- a CDS encoding class I SAM-dependent methyltransferase, which produces MKGFLSNFRHPRGFWGRLLLKGMNSGHAAVTAWALTHLDGLSYSLILDIGCGGGAAMVRLHAMYPESKVYGLDISEESIAFAAKTVEKELGSVYTLTVGSAESLPYENDLFQLVTAFETIYFWPDIDGAFREVLRVLQPGGTFLIACEESRPDHTFWSDRIDGLVIYTGEELTRHLQAAGFSTVHSVRGSGGRLCVVAAKDAE; this is translated from the coding sequence ATGAAAGGGTTCTTGAGTAATTTCCGTCATCCCCGGGGATTTTGGGGGCGGCTCCTTTTAAAAGGGATGAATAGCGGACATGCTGCCGTGACGGCGTGGGCATTGACCCATCTTGACGGTTTGTCTTATTCCCTGATTCTTGATATCGGTTGCGGTGGCGGGGCTGCCATGGTTCGGCTTCATGCGATGTATCCGGAAAGTAAGGTGTACGGCCTTGATATTTCGGAAGAGAGCATTGCCTTTGCCGCAAAGACGGTAGAGAAGGAGTTGGGGTCGGTATATACGCTTACCGTCGGGAGCGCAGAGTCACTGCCGTATGAAAATGATCTGTTTCAGCTTGTTACCGCTTTTGAAACGATTTATTTTTGGCCGGATATCGACGGCGCGTTTCGTGAAGTTCTGCGTGTGCTGCAACCTGGTGGGACCTTTCTGATCGCTTGCGAAGAAAGCAGGCCGGATCATACCTTCTGGTCTGATCGGATTGATGGGTTGGTAATCTACACGGGAGAGGAATTGACCCGGCACCTGCAGGCAGCCGGGTTTTCGACTGTTCACAGCGTGCGCGGCAGCGGCGGGCGCCTTTGTGTTGTTGCAGCAAAAGACGCCGAATAG
- a CDS encoding fructose-1,6-bisphosphatase: protein MESYELYTPEYVRYLELLAKEYPTQEATFTEIINLQAIVNLPKGTEHFMSDLHGEFEAFYHILNNCSGVIREKVELLFSESLSRHERDELLTLIYYPKEKLDLLERQHKVNAKWARTTLHQLLLVAKLLSSKYTRSKVRKAMPKEFRFVIDELLHAQADEDKNRSVYHSKIIDSILETVSTRQFIYALADLIKRLAVDHLHIIGDMYDRGAHADKIIDNLMQHHCLDLQWGNHDVLWMGAAAGSLACIANVLRNNIRYHNLEILESGYGISLREFALFSLRTYTARDGIEPMVKAINVILSKLEGQVIRRHPEYDMASRLLFHKINAAAGTITLDGTVYELLTTDFPTVDWSDPYTLSPEEQRIMAELRTEFLESERLQRHMRFFYSHGSVYRCCNGNLLFHGGLPVNQDGSFTEIVLEGKAYSGKAFMDKTDLLARRAFERRDEYSLDYMWYLWCGMNSPMSGRVVKTFERSYIRDESTWKEPQNAYYRLNRDKDFCVKLLHEFGIDSPQGHIINGHTPVKVKKGDTPVRAEGKAICIDGGFCKAYQGSTGIAGYTLIFNSHGIRIKAHYPFKDVHDVLVNNTDIDSESMQVELEPKRVMIGDTDNGKKILQMISDLKALLEAFRNNIILERR, encoded by the coding sequence ATGGAATCATACGAATTGTATACCCCGGAATACGTGCGTTATTTGGAGCTTCTGGCAAAAGAGTATCCTACGCAGGAAGCAACGTTTACGGAAATTATCAATTTGCAGGCCATTGTCAATCTGCCTAAGGGAACGGAACATTTTATGAGCGACCTGCACGGTGAGTTTGAGGCCTTCTATCACATCTTGAACAACTGTTCCGGCGTTATTCGCGAAAAGGTGGAGCTCCTTTTTTCGGAGTCCCTCAGCCGGCATGAACGGGACGAGTTGCTGACGCTGATTTATTATCCGAAAGAAAAACTGGATTTGTTGGAACGACAGCATAAGGTCAACGCCAAGTGGGCGCGGACGACGCTGCACCAGCTGTTGCTCGTCGCCAAGCTGCTTTCTTCCAAGTATACGCGCTCCAAGGTGCGTAAAGCGATGCCGAAGGAGTTTCGCTTCGTTATCGATGAGCTGCTTCACGCGCAGGCTGACGAAGATAAGAATCGCAGCGTATATCATTCCAAGATTATTGACTCCATTTTGGAAACGGTCAGTACGCGGCAGTTTATTTATGCTCTGGCCGATCTGATCAAGCGGCTTGCCGTAGATCATCTCCATATTATCGGTGATATGTATGACCGCGGGGCCCATGCCGACAAGATTATCGATAATCTTATGCAGCATCATTGTCTCGATCTGCAGTGGGGCAATCACGATGTTCTCTGGATGGGCGCGGCGGCAGGCAGCCTGGCGTGCATTGCCAATGTGCTGCGCAATAATATCCGCTATCATAATCTGGAAATACTGGAAAGCGGATACGGCATCAGCCTGCGCGAGTTCGCCTTGTTCTCCCTGCGCACGTACACGGCGAGAGACGGCATTGAACCGATGGTCAAGGCGATTAATGTCATTCTTTCCAAGTTGGAAGGGCAGGTCATACGGCGTCACCCGGAATACGATATGGCCAGTCGATTGCTGTTTCACAAAATCAATGCGGCGGCAGGGACGATCACGCTGGACGGTACGGTTTATGAATTGTTGACGACAGATTTTCCGACCGTTGATTGGAGCGATCCGTATACGCTGTCGCCGGAAGAGCAGCGGATCATGGCCGAGCTGCGGACGGAATTTTTGGAAAGCGAGCGGCTCCAGCGCCATATGCGTTTCTTTTACAGCCACGGTTCCGTCTACCGCTGCTGCAATGGCAATCTGCTTTTCCACGGCGGACTGCCGGTCAATCAGGACGGTTCCTTTACGGAGATCGTCCTGGAAGGCAAGGCGTACAGCGGAAAGGCGTTCATGGATAAAACCGATCTTTTGGCGCGGCGCGCCTTTGAACGGCGCGATGAATACAGCCTGGATTATATGTGGTATCTCTGGTGCGGCATGAACTCGCCTATGTCGGGACGCGTCGTCAAAACCTTTGAACGCAGTTATATCCGAGACGAGTCGACATGGAAAGAGCCGCAAAATGCGTATTATCGGCTGAATCGGGATAAAGACTTCTGTGTCAAACTGCTGCATGAGTTCGGTATCGATTCGCCGCAAGGCCATATTATCAACGGCCATACGCCGGTTAAGGTGAAAAAAGGCGATACGCCGGTGCGGGCTGAGGGCAAGGCGATCTGTATCGACGGCGGCTTCTGTAAAGCGTATCAGGGCTCGACGGGAATTGCCGGGTATACGTTGATCTTCAATTCCCACGGCATTCGCATCAAGGCGCATTATCCCTTTAAAGATGTACACGACGTGTTGGTCAATAATACAGATATTGATTCCGAATCGATGCAGGTGGAACTGGAACCGAAACGGGTGATGATCGGCGATACGGATAACGGAAAGAAAATTTTGCAGATGATCAGCGACTTGAAGGCGTTGCTGGAGGCCTTCCGCAACAATATCATCCTGGAACGGCGCTGA
- a CDS encoding GTP pyrophosphokinase — MDEERTVYGAFKPVLQQVLDDLTAAIETYNAQEKEKSGEAAYEHLIYRIKGEASMAEKCRRKGLPPTAVSALHEIRDAIGIRIVCRFMEDIYMNIGYLRALEGCTIVAEKDYIKNVKPNGYRSYHLILQLERPYPDALGRNPGLFYAEVQLRTIAMDSWASLEHEMKYKREIKNAALICRELKRCADELAACDVSMQTIRRLIRDEGKAEG, encoded by the coding sequence ATGGATGAAGAGAGGACTGTTTACGGCGCTTTCAAACCGGTGTTGCAGCAAGTGCTGGACGATTTGACGGCGGCGATTGAGACGTATAATGCGCAGGAAAAAGAAAAAAGCGGGGAAGCTGCTTATGAGCATCTGATTTACCGCATCAAAGGAGAGGCGAGCATGGCTGAAAAATGCCGGCGCAAAGGGCTGCCGCCGACGGCCGTGTCGGCGCTGCATGAGATCCGCGATGCCATCGGCATCCGCATCGTCTGTCGCTTTATGGAAGATATTTACATGAATATCGGTTATCTGCGCGCTCTTGAAGGGTGTACGATTGTAGCGGAGAAAGATTATATCAAGAACGTCAAGCCGAACGGCTACCGCAGTTATCATCTGATTTTGCAATTGGAGCGTCCCTATCCGGATGCGCTCGGCCGTAATCCGGGATTGTTCTATGCCGAAGTCCAGTTGCGTACGATCGCCATGGATTCTTGGGCCAGTCTGGAACACGAAATGAAGTATAAGCGAGAAATAAAAAACGCCGCTCTCATCTGCCGTGAACTGAAACGCTGCGCCGACGAATTGGCTGCCTGCGACGTGTCCATGCAAACGATCCGCAGATTGATTCGCGATGAAGGGAAGGCGGAAGGGTGA
- a CDS encoding response regulator transcription factor translates to MTMKILLAEDERDMAAAVAAVLTHSGYAVDTVYDGAAAVAKAAENVYDCLVFDVMMPHLDGIGALRQIRGSGNVTPVLLLTAKAEVGDRIDGLDAGADDYLTKPFAMGELLARLRSLTRRSGSFTPRLLTLGNVTLNVEEQELQGDNSIRLANKETKLMQLLLLNGGKDFSTEQLFARIWDDETDVTADIVWVYISYLRQKLEAIAATVEIVGEKNGSFVLREM, encoded by the coding sequence ATGACGATGAAGATTTTGCTTGCTGAAGATGAAAGGGACATGGCGGCGGCTGTTGCCGCCGTGCTGACACATTCGGGATATGCCGTCGATACGGTTTACGACGGAGCCGCAGCTGTCGCAAAGGCGGCGGAGAACGTGTACGATTGTCTGGTCTTCGATGTCATGATGCCCCATCTCGACGGTATCGGCGCTTTGCGTCAAATCCGCGGCAGCGGCAACGTGACGCCCGTTTTGTTGCTGACGGCGAAGGCTGAAGTCGGCGATCGTATTGACGGCCTTGATGCCGGCGCTGACGATTACCTGACGAAGCCCTTTGCTATGGGAGAACTGCTGGCCCGGCTGCGTTCGCTGACACGGCGTTCCGGCTCCTTTACACCGCGGCTGCTGACCTTGGGCAACGTTACACTGAATGTAGAAGAGCAGGAATTGCAGGGCGACAATTCCATCCGGCTGGCCAATAAAGAAACGAAGCTGATGCAGCTTCTGTTGTTGAATGGCGGCAAGGATTTTTCGACGGAACAGCTTTTTGCGCGGATTTGGGATGATGAAACGGACGTGACGGCAGATATCGTCTGGGTCTATATTTCCTATTTGCGGCAGAAATTGGAAGCCATTGCGGCGACGGTGGAAATCGTCGGGGAAAAGAACGGGTCCTTCGTCCTGCGTGAGATGTAG
- a CDS encoding sensor histidine kinase, with protein sequence MNVIQRLRRKFIFVATIAVVIIIFVALGLIDAAVYLQEKGQVETIMQRISDNDGVLHHAPAPDDNAWFNLNWSDDTPEFAYQIRYFSILADKDGIVKRVNVDHIASFTEAEAVQYAQTTLDAGQEKGFFKKNLATYAYWITVRANGDHLIVIMDCTRDMAAVDTFIRSSVLLGIICILLYVLIVAAMSKVAVRPFVENMEKQKRFITNAGHELKTPVAIISANTETMELINGKSEWTTSILKQVRRLSNLINDLILLAKMDEEAQAEITFEAVDVTAAVNAVADSFRQVLVDSGKNLVTTVEADVSIPSQEKFLYEMINILVDNAVKYCDDGGTVAVTLRRRKKGKGAVFAVANTYVGGETADYTRFFERFYRGDTSHNSKKSGYGIGLSMAEEFAKILRGKLQVSYRDRMITFTVTF encoded by the coding sequence ATGAATGTCATTCAGCGTTTGCGCCGAAAGTTCATTTTTGTCGCGACCATCGCCGTTGTCATCATCATTTTCGTCGCTTTGGGACTGATTGATGCGGCCGTTTATTTGCAGGAAAAAGGACAAGTCGAGACGATTATGCAGCGTATCTCCGACAATGACGGCGTACTGCATCATGCGCCGGCGCCCGATGACAACGCCTGGTTTAATCTGAACTGGTCCGACGATACGCCGGAATTTGCCTATCAAATCCGCTATTTCAGCATTCTCGCCGATAAAGACGGCATCGTCAAGCGGGTCAATGTCGATCACATCGCATCATTTACGGAAGCGGAAGCGGTCCAGTATGCGCAGACGACACTGGATGCGGGACAGGAGAAGGGGTTTTTTAAAAAAAATTTGGCCACGTACGCCTACTGGATTACGGTCCGGGCAAACGGCGATCACCTGATCGTGATTATGGACTGTACGCGAGATATGGCGGCTGTCGACACCTTCATCCGCTCGTCCGTGCTGTTGGGAATCATCTGCATTCTGCTTTACGTGCTGATCGTCGCCGCCATGTCGAAGGTAGCCGTTCGTCCGTTTGTGGAGAACATGGAAAAGCAGAAGCGCTTTATTACCAACGCCGGTCATGAACTGAAGACGCCGGTAGCCATTATTTCGGCCAACACGGAAACGATGGAACTTATTAACGGCAAAAGCGAGTGGACGACGAGTATCCTGAAACAGGTAAGACGTCTGTCCAATCTGATTAATGACCTGATTCTTCTGGCGAAGATGGATGAAGAGGCGCAGGCGGAGATCACCTTTGAAGCGGTCGATGTTACGGCTGCCGTGAACGCCGTCGCCGATTCGTTCCGGCAAGTTCTCGTTGACAGCGGCAAGAATCTGGTAACGACGGTGGAGGCAGATGTATCGATTCCGTCACAGGAAAAGTTTCTCTATGAAATGATCAACATTCTCGTTGATAACGCCGTAAAGTATTGTGATGACGGCGGTACGGTTGCCGTGACGCTGCGGCGTCGCAAAAAAGGGAAAGGCGCCGTTTTTGCTGTGGCCAATACGTATGTCGGCGGGGAAACGGCTGATTATACGCGCTTTTTTGAACGGTTCTATCGCGGCGATACGTCGCATAACAGCAAGAAATCGGGGTACGGCATCGGCTTGTCCATGGCTGAGGAATTCGCCAAAATCCTGCGCGGCAAACTGCAGGTGTCGTATCGTGACCGTATGATCACCTTTACCGTTACCTTCTGA
- a CDS encoding flavodoxin family protein: MNVILLNGSRREKGCTYTALQEVAAPLTEQGIVTEIIHAVPTDAIVRETAEKLQAADGLVIGSPVYWASPSGEIVTFMDKLAAVGGKYMAHKPAAAVASARRAGTTATLDVLYKYLAYHETLIVSSNYWNMVHGNTPEEVKQDVEGLQIMRILGRNMAWVLQCLDAGRRAGVAIPTAEAKLYTNFIR; this comes from the coding sequence ATGAACGTAATCTTATTGAACGGCAGCCGCCGTGAAAAGGGCTGTACGTACACGGCGCTGCAAGAAGTTGCCGCTCCGTTGACGGAGCAGGGGATCGTCACGGAGATTATTCATGCCGTGCCTACGGACGCCATTGTCCGGGAGACGGCGGAAAAACTGCAGGCAGCCGACGGGCTGGTCATCGGCTCTCCTGTTTACTGGGCGTCACCGTCCGGAGAAATCGTTACCTTTATGGATAAGCTGGCCGCTGTCGGGGGCAAGTATATGGCCCATAAGCCGGCGGCTGCCGTTGCTTCGGCGCGACGCGCCGGCACGACGGCGACGCTCGATGTGTTGTATAAGTACCTGGCTTACCATGAAACGCTGATCGTTTCGTCGAACTACTGGAATATGGTACACGGCAATACGCCGGAAGAAGTAAAGCAAGACGTCGAAGGGCTGCAGATCATGCGTATTTTGGGACGGAATATGGCTTGGGTTCTGCAATGCCTGGACGCCGGCAGGAGAGCGGGCGTTGCAATTCCGACCGCCGAAGCCAAGTTGTACACTAATTTTATTCGCTAA
- a CDS encoding efflux RND transporter periplasmic adaptor subunit: protein MNMRNLGKYKYVAIVAIVFLGIAGIRSYGQPAAKVQGNKAVAVSVQKAAEKMVPLTLDAVGTAQPVNSVTVIPQVTGRITADTMSRGRRWRPGRCWRKSIRLLFSNN from the coding sequence ATGAACATGAGGAATTTGGGGAAATACAAGTACGTGGCGATCGTTGCCATCGTGTTTTTAGGCATCGCCGGCATACGCAGCTACGGGCAGCCTGCGGCGAAGGTGCAGGGGAATAAGGCAGTGGCCGTGTCCGTGCAAAAGGCGGCGGAAAAGATGGTGCCGCTGACGCTGGATGCAGTCGGCACGGCGCAGCCGGTCAATTCGGTAACCGTTATTCCGCAAGTTACGGGGCGGATTACGGCAGATACTATGAGCCGGGGCAGGAGGTGGAGGCCGGGCAGGTGTTGGCGCAAATCGATCCGGCTCCTTTTCAGCAACAACTGA
- a CDS encoding efflux RND transporter periplasmic adaptor subunit, which translates to MLAQIDPAPFQQQLNQAEAQLEAARRNDTYNTDTAARYGELYQQGTVSRQEYEQQSSTAGVQDATVRQLEAAVENARISLNHAQITAPVSGRTGAIGANVGAMVTANQTQIVVINQMNPIYVQFTIPEASLPQVSAAQAAQPIQATVREAEKGNVLAVGKVTFIDNTIDRTSGTIGLKAEFSNDGLKLWPGQFLQVLLQLGEPKKRLVIPAAAVMDGQKGKYVFIVQDDHTVAIRPVEVSGVSGDLAVISKGVSIGDTVVTDGQLNLKDGSAVSVKPAVSASPSEGDGA; encoded by the coding sequence GTGTTGGCGCAAATCGATCCGGCTCCTTTTCAGCAACAACTGAATCAGGCCGAAGCCCAATTGGAGGCGGCACGGCGCAATGATACGTACAACACGGATACGGCTGCAAGGTACGGCGAGCTGTATCAGCAGGGAACCGTTTCCCGACAGGAATATGAGCAACAGTCCAGCACCGCCGGAGTTCAGGATGCAACGGTCCGGCAATTGGAAGCGGCTGTGGAGAATGCCAGAATCAGTTTGAATCATGCGCAGATAACGGCGCCGGTTTCCGGTCGCACAGGGGCGATCGGAGCGAATGTGGGAGCTATGGTTACGGCCAATCAGACGCAGATCGTCGTAATCAATCAAATGAATCCGATCTATGTGCAGTTCACGATTCCCGAGGCCAGTCTGCCGCAGGTCAGCGCCGCTCAGGCGGCGCAGCCGATTCAAGCGACGGTCAGAGAAGCGGAGAAGGGAAATGTCCTGGCAGTCGGCAAGGTGACCTTTATCGATAATACGATTGATCGGACATCCGGAACGATCGGGTTGAAAGCGGAGTTTTCGAATGACGGGCTGAAATTGTGGCCAGGTCAGTTTTTGCAGGTGCTGCTGCAACTTGGTGAGCCGAAAAAGCGCCTTGTCATTCCCGCTGCCGCCGTCATGGACGGACAGAAGGGGAAATATGTATTTATCGTTCAAGATGATCATACCGTCGCGATACGGCCCGTTGAGGTTTCCGGCGTGTCGGGCGATCTGGCAGTGATCAGTAAAGGCGTATCCATAGGAGATACGGTTGTTACAGACGGGCAATTGAACCTGAAGGACGGCAGCGCCGTATCTGTAAAACCTGCCGTTTCGGCAAGCCCGTCAGAGGGGGATGGAGCATGA